Proteins from a genomic interval of Paenibacillus sp. FSL H8-0048:
- a CDS encoding DUF11 domain-containing protein: MTDGSRLQPVVSNQSMVLYSSAEGTDSVTYSNTVNTLVVGPVLSLQKQANRLSASLGETLVYTVTARNSGNTGALVTITDVLPPGVSFIANSVLRDGVPLPGVTPSSGIPLGLLAPHSGVSIAFQVIVISLPPSLALVNRAIGTYSFNTSEGRAVSGEIRSNTVSVSLLSYQLSSLLSASTPTTFIGDVVTYTLQLRNEGTRPLTGVIATLPVPEGTTFLPGSVTAGGIYQPEADPASGIGLGLLPAGAASEVSYRVRVSSNPPGSVILANAQISYEANDSRISSTSNTVQITVIQPGLSVRLKVDLYSAAPGDNLRYEFTVNNSGNLAVNARLTDAVPPSVLFVWDSVRIDGVPQRGVRPGDGIPLGTLRAGAVMVVDFLVSIPGATDIRQTPAIQNQGVVQYTFSLPDGRNVGQVSRSNAVTTLLFTPIISIQIQGEPPVVEPGGIAEFNIQVSNSGNYPAEVSVIRIVPQGTVIDPDIVTISAITVPGTPYSGTVALGTLEAGQTSTLTYFVRINTDYMGKNLQGSTAALYLFTIDGRRYSGEARSNTYNLLLEEISE, translated from the coding sequence ATGACAGACGGCTCACGGCTCCAGCCTGTCGTAAGTAATCAGTCCATGGTTCTGTACAGCTCTGCAGAGGGCACCGACTCGGTTACCTATTCCAATACCGTCAATACACTTGTCGTGGGCCCGGTATTATCGCTTCAGAAGCAAGCAAACCGCCTGAGCGCCTCCCTGGGGGAGACACTCGTCTACACTGTGACCGCCAGGAACAGCGGCAATACGGGTGCGCTTGTCACCATCACGGATGTGCTTCCCCCGGGCGTCTCGTTCATTGCCAATAGTGTGCTTAGAGACGGAGTCCCCCTTCCGGGGGTCACTCCGTCTTCCGGCATTCCCCTTGGCCTGCTCGCCCCCCATTCGGGAGTCAGCATCGCCTTCCAGGTCATTGTCATCTCGCTTCCGCCTTCACTAGCGCTGGTTAACAGGGCGATTGGCACGTATTCCTTCAATACATCTGAAGGCAGAGCAGTAAGCGGAGAGATCCGTTCCAATACGGTTAGTGTCTCCCTGCTGTCCTACCAGTTGTCTTCCCTGCTCTCAGCCAGCACCCCCACAACCTTCATTGGGGATGTCGTAACTTATACCCTTCAGCTCAGGAATGAAGGCACCCGGCCGCTGACCGGAGTCATTGCCACACTTCCCGTTCCGGAAGGCACCACCTTCCTTCCCGGAAGTGTTACCGCTGGCGGGATTTATCAGCCTGAGGCCGACCCGGCATCAGGCATCGGGCTGGGTTTGCTCCCTGCAGGAGCAGCCTCTGAGGTCTCTTACCGTGTCCGGGTGAGCTCGAATCCTCCAGGCTCGGTGATTCTGGCGAACGCACAAATCTCTTATGAGGCTAACGACAGCAGAATCTCATCCACAAGCAATACCGTTCAGATTACGGTCATCCAGCCCGGATTATCGGTAAGGCTGAAGGTCGATCTCTACAGTGCAGCGCCCGGCGACAATCTGCGGTACGAGTTCACTGTGAATAACAGCGGCAATCTGGCTGTCAACGCACGGCTCACGGACGCCGTTCCGCCCAGCGTACTGTTCGTCTGGGACAGCGTCCGGATTGACGGGGTTCCTCAGAGGGGCGTGCGCCCCGGAGACGGAATCCCGCTGGGCACCTTACGGGCAGGCGCTGTTATGGTGGTTGATTTTCTCGTATCCATTCCGGGTGCCACCGATATCCGCCAGACTCCGGCCATTCAGAATCAGGGAGTGGTCCAGTATACATTCTCCTTGCCCGACGGACGCAATGTTGGGCAGGTCTCCCGCTCCAATGCGGTGACCACATTGCTGTTCACGCCGATCATTTCCATTCAGATTCAGGGTGAGCCGCCCGTAGTTGAGCCTGGAGGCATCGCTGAATTCAACATTCAAGTGTCCAACAGCGGGAATTATCCGGCTGAGGTCTCAGTGATCCGGATTGTACCGCAGGGTACCGTCATTGATCCCGATATCGTTACGATAAGCGCCATCACTGTACCCGGTACGCCTTACAGCGGAACCGTTGCTCTGGGAACGCTGGAAGCGGGACAGACTTCCACACTCACTTATTTTGTCAGAATAAATACAGATTATATGGGCAAGAATCTTCAAGGCTCTACGGCAGCCCTGTATCTATTCACCATCGACGGACGCCGGTACTCCGGCGAAGCCCGTTCTAATACCTACAATCTGCTTCTGGAAGAAATCAGTGAATAA
- a CDS encoding PadR family transcriptional regulator, protein MSEGNEHGALTEGVYYILLSLFTPMHGYGIMQNVKQLSNSRVELGAGTLYGALSTLVERGWIGPLVGGADSRKKEYQITELGKSVVQNEMARLDELLTNGRKLLGGEV, encoded by the coding sequence ATGAGTGAAGGCAATGAACACGGGGCGCTGACCGAAGGCGTCTATTATATCCTCTTGTCGCTGTTCACCCCGATGCACGGCTACGGAATTATGCAGAACGTGAAGCAATTGAGTAATAGCCGTGTGGAGCTAGGCGCGGGCACACTCTATGGTGCATTAAGTACGCTTGTGGAACGGGGGTGGATCGGGCCGCTGGTTGGCGGTGCCGATTCGCGCAAGAAGGAGTATCAGATTACGGAGCTGGGGAAATCTGTAGTCCAGAATGAAATGGCAAGGCTTGACGAGCTGCTGACAAATGGAAGAAAGCTACTGGGAGGCGAAGTGTAA
- the yhbH gene encoding sporulation protein YhbH: MSQPSGPYTFVVSKEDWSLHRKGHQDQERHQQKVREAIKGNLPDLVTEENIILSGGKQIVKVPIRSLDEYRIIYNFRKQKHVGQGDGESQVGDVLGRDSQSAQPGKGDKAGDQPGADTVEAEVDLEDLEDILFQDMELPHLKPKDKEEIEVKSIVFNDIRKKGMMSNIDKKRTLLENLRRNASSGHPGIHSISPDDLRYKTWDDIAVPHSNAVIIAMMDTSGSMGTFEKYCARSFFFWMTRFLRRQYEKVDIVFLAHHTEAKEVSEHDFFTRGESGGTICSSAYQKALEIIDSRYPPAKYNIYPFHFSDGDNLTSDNERCVKLIGELLKRSNMFGYGEVNQYNRSSTLMSAYRHLKQEQFMHYVIKDKKEVYQALKAFFGKKSLEA, encoded by the coding sequence TTGTCCCAGCCGTCCGGTCCATACACTTTTGTCGTCTCCAAAGAAGACTGGTCCCTTCATCGCAAAGGCCATCAGGATCAGGAGCGTCACCAGCAAAAGGTCAGAGAAGCCATCAAGGGCAATCTGCCCGATCTGGTTACTGAAGAGAACATTATTTTGTCAGGCGGCAAGCAGATTGTGAAGGTGCCGATCCGCAGTCTGGATGAATACCGGATTATCTATAATTTCCGCAAGCAAAAGCATGTCGGCCAGGGAGACGGGGAGAGCCAGGTGGGTGATGTCCTCGGACGCGATTCCCAGTCGGCCCAGCCGGGCAAAGGGGATAAAGCGGGCGACCAGCCGGGAGCAGATACCGTTGAAGCCGAGGTCGATCTGGAGGATCTCGAGGATATTCTTTTCCAGGACATGGAGCTGCCCCATCTGAAGCCGAAGGATAAGGAAGAGATTGAGGTCAAATCGATTGTCTTCAATGACATCCGCAAAAAAGGCATGATGTCGAACATCGACAAGAAACGAACGTTACTTGAGAATCTGCGGCGCAATGCCAGCAGCGGCCACCCTGGAATACACAGCATCAGCCCAGATGATCTGCGTTACAAAACCTGGGATGACATCGCAGTTCCTCACTCGAATGCCGTGATTATTGCCATGATGGACACTTCCGGCTCGATGGGCACTTTTGAAAAATACTGCGCCCGCAGCTTCTTCTTCTGGATGACCCGCTTCCTGCGCCGCCAGTATGAGAAGGTGGATATTGTGTTCCTGGCCCATCATACGGAAGCCAAGGAGGTCAGCGAGCATGACTTCTTCACCCGTGGCGAGAGCGGGGGGACAATCTGCTCCTCGGCATACCAGAAAGCCCTGGAGATTATCGACAGCCGCTATCCGCCAGCCAAATACAACATCTATCCCTTCCATTTCTCGGATGGCGACAATCTGACCTCCGACAATGAGCGCTGTGTCAAGCTGATCGGCGAGCTGCTGAAGCGCAGCAATATGTTCGGCTACGGCGAGGTGAACCAGTACAACCGCAGCAGCACCCTGATGTCCGCCTACCGTCACCTGAAGCAGGAGCAGTTCATGCATTATGTGATTAAGGATAAGAAGGAAGTGTATCAGGCGCTGAAGGCTTTTTTCGGCAAAAAGTCATTGGAAGCCTAA
- a CDS encoding DUF11 domain-containing protein — translation MKSADTTNATVGDTVTYALSVTNTGNLAAVVTLTDSIPAGAVFIPNSVLVNGQPVPGADPTTGINLGTVPAGATVTMLVTLQVTLASLPSPQQLVNQAAASFTFTPPDGRSLSGSAVSNTLVIPVSSPDVTAVKSTPAVDAVVGDIITYTIAVTNNGIVPVNNVVLVDPIPAGSQFVAGSVTVDGTPRPGANPATGIIIGTIAPGATSTVTFQVQVIVI, via the coding sequence CTGAAGTCTGCGGACACCACAAACGCGACGGTTGGAGATACAGTCACCTATGCACTCAGCGTCACCAATACAGGCAATCTTGCGGCAGTCGTCACCTTAACCGACTCTATCCCTGCGGGCGCTGTATTCATACCGAACAGCGTACTGGTTAACGGCCAGCCCGTCCCCGGCGCTGATCCGACTACCGGGATCAATCTGGGTACAGTTCCAGCGGGTGCGACAGTTACTATGCTCGTCACCCTGCAGGTTACGCTGGCTTCCCTTCCTTCACCTCAGCAGCTGGTGAACCAGGCCGCCGCGTCCTTCACCTTCACGCCGCCGGATGGCCGCTCGCTCTCGGGATCAGCTGTATCGAACACGCTGGTCATCCCTGTCTCTTCACCGGACGTAACTGCAGTTAAGAGCACTCCGGCTGTCGATGCCGTTGTCGGCGATATCATTACCTATACGATTGCCGTAACCAATAACGGCATTGTTCCCGTTAACAATGTGGTCCTCGTTGACCCGATCCCCGCTGGCAGCCAGTTCGTTGCAGGCAGCGTAACTGTAGACGGCACACCGCGTCCCGGAGCAAATCCGGCCACCGGTATCATCATCGGAACAATCGCACCGGGAGCGACCTCAACAGTAACCTTCCAGGTCCAGGTCATCGTCATATGA
- a CDS encoding DUF2812 domain-containing protein: MRQIVRKYFLDFEKEEAWLNKMSAKGLALVEYSWGGYVFEESARGEYIYRIELLEKDPKEAADYLQFMEETGAERVPSRTTDKGKRSFTNHRWVIFRRKAAEGPFQIYSDTDSKIKHYQRIYKVYLSLAFMELVVGSLNFMLLLLNTSSFIHKFNFIVGVSIILLGLFFVWLSLPLRRKAARLQQEKLIRE, translated from the coding sequence ATGAGACAGATAGTACGCAAATATTTTCTTGATTTCGAGAAAGAAGAGGCGTGGCTGAATAAGATGTCGGCTAAGGGGCTTGCACTGGTTGAATACTCATGGGGCGGTTATGTATTCGAAGAGAGCGCCAGGGGAGAGTATATTTACCGGATTGAGCTGCTGGAGAAGGACCCGAAGGAGGCGGCCGATTATCTGCAATTCATGGAAGAGACCGGAGCGGAGCGTGTACCTTCCAGAACCACTGACAAGGGCAAGCGTTCCTTTACCAACCATCGCTGGGTGATCTTCAGAAGGAAGGCCGCGGAAGGCCCCTTCCAGATCTATTCCGATACGGATTCCAAAATCAAACACTATCAGCGAATCTACAAAGTATATCTGTCCCTCGCGTTCATGGAGCTGGTCGTAGGCTCCTTAAATTTCATGCTGCTTTTGCTGAATACTTCTTCGTTCATTCACAAATTCAACTTTATTGTAGGAGTATCTATTATCCTTCTAGGCCTGTTCTTCGTGTGGCTCAGCCTGCCGCTCCGCCGCAAGGCCGCGCGACTGCAGCAGGAGAAGCTGATCCGGGAGTGA
- a CDS encoding COG1361 S-layer family protein has translation MKDYTFLYVGLFQWPPGIPVGPLAPGDSVVVSFLVTVTALPPNQQLPNNAAASYTFTLPDGRQLGGNAVSNTLTVPVSAPNVSIVKSVNAIDAVTGDILTFTSVLTNNSITSVSNIILSDPLPENAAFLPGTVIVGGVSQPLSVPSAGIPIGSLGPGASVAVTFEVRITMPIPSQVNNQSTVSFTSGVFSGSSSSNVTTTPVTQPQISLVKSASDLNATVGDTVIYTIVVSNSGNLAANVTLTDNIPAGTTFDPNSVIVGGFPQPGAAPDTGITVGTVAPGASVSVSFTVFIVSLPSPQQLVNQAASTYTFTPPDGRLLSGSAVSNTVTIAVSAPNLSVVKSTTSTSVALGDTIAYSVNITNSGADPVNNVILSDPTPDGAAFVPGSVSVNGVPFPNANPASGVPISTLASGASAVVSYSVTVTSVPADTSIDNQATVTYTSGVFAGSTFSNPVAVPVFQPVIAATKAANTTNATVGDTVTYTINITNTGNYGASLTVTDNIPAGTTFVANSVLINGLPLPQADPSTGIAAGSIAPGATVAVTFSVVITSLPSPQFLVNQGTVASSFTLPDGRTLGGSTLTNTVTMPVSNPNLGIVKTTATTATNVGDTITYSVTLTNNGIAAVNNVVFTDALPAGTAFVPGSVLVDGVPRPAASPATGVTLGSIAPGASVTVSFSVTVTALPPSGVLNNQSSASFTSGALSSAAFSNIVTTPVFQPIIAAAKSASSQNATVGDTYYIYRECKQFRELCRLGHTDRHHSGRYNTGSEQCAN, from the coding sequence TTGAAGGACTATACCTTTTTATATGTTGGACTTTTTCAGTGGCCTCCCGGTATTCCGGTGGGGCCGCTTGCTCCGGGTGACAGTGTTGTAGTCAGCTTCCTGGTTACGGTAACTGCGCTCCCCCCGAACCAGCAGCTGCCCAATAACGCAGCGGCTTCCTATACTTTCACCCTGCCGGATGGGCGCCAGCTTGGCGGTAACGCCGTATCAAACACACTTACAGTACCCGTCTCGGCACCGAATGTCAGTATTGTCAAAAGCGTCAATGCCATTGATGCCGTGACCGGTGACATTCTTACCTTCACCTCCGTGCTGACGAATAACAGCATTACCTCTGTCAGCAACATCATTCTCAGCGATCCCTTGCCAGAGAATGCAGCGTTCCTTCCCGGAACCGTAATTGTCGGCGGCGTCTCCCAGCCGTTGTCAGTTCCGTCCGCCGGTATCCCAATCGGCAGCCTGGGGCCTGGGGCCTCCGTTGCCGTCACATTCGAGGTGAGAATAACCATGCCGATTCCTTCGCAGGTCAATAACCAATCGACCGTCAGCTTCACCTCCGGGGTCTTCTCCGGCTCTTCATCATCCAATGTCACCACCACACCGGTCACACAACCCCAGATCTCCCTGGTCAAAAGCGCCAGTGACCTGAACGCCACCGTTGGCGATACGGTCATCTATACCATTGTAGTCAGCAATAGCGGTAACCTTGCCGCCAATGTTACGTTAACCGACAATATCCCGGCTGGTACTACCTTTGACCCTAACAGTGTCATTGTCGGCGGTTTCCCTCAGCCAGGGGCTGCACCGGATACCGGAATCACAGTCGGAACCGTAGCTCCCGGGGCAAGTGTGTCTGTCAGCTTCACGGTCTTCATCGTGTCCCTGCCTTCCCCGCAGCAGCTGGTCAATCAGGCAGCTTCTACCTATACCTTCACGCCGCCTGACGGCCGGCTGCTCAGCGGCAGCGCCGTCTCCAATACCGTGACCATCGCAGTCTCTGCTCCCAACCTGTCGGTGGTCAAGAGCACCACGTCCACTTCAGTGGCACTCGGTGACACGATTGCGTATTCCGTCAACATCACGAATAGCGGGGCGGACCCGGTTAACAATGTGATTCTCAGCGATCCGACACCCGATGGTGCTGCTTTTGTACCGGGCAGCGTATCCGTGAATGGGGTTCCTTTTCCGAACGCCAATCCGGCCTCCGGGGTTCCCATCAGCACGCTTGCCTCCGGCGCCTCAGCCGTCGTCTCATACAGCGTCACCGTCACCTCCGTACCGGCGGATACCTCCATTGATAATCAGGCGACGGTCACCTACACCTCCGGTGTCTTCGCCGGCTCAACCTTCTCGAACCCTGTGGCAGTCCCCGTCTTCCAGCCGGTAATTGCAGCAACCAAAGCAGCAAATACCACCAATGCCACGGTTGGAGATACCGTGACCTATACCATTAATATCACCAATACAGGTAACTACGGAGCAAGCCTGACGGTCACGGACAATATTCCGGCCGGCACTACCTTTGTGGCCAACAGCGTGCTGATTAATGGTCTGCCTCTGCCGCAGGCCGATCCTTCCACAGGAATCGCCGCTGGAAGCATTGCTCCGGGAGCAACGGTAGCCGTTACGTTCTCGGTGGTCATCACTTCATTGCCATCGCCGCAGTTCCTGGTCAACCAGGGAACCGTTGCTTCCAGCTTCACCTTGCCTGACGGAAGAACCCTGGGTGGTTCAACACTCACCAATACCGTAACCATGCCGGTCTCAAACCCGAATCTGGGGATTGTCAAAACAACGGCGACCACCGCAACCAATGTCGGAGACACCATCACCTATTCCGTAACCTTGACCAACAACGGGATTGCGGCAGTCAATAATGTGGTATTCACGGATGCTCTGCCTGCCGGTACCGCCTTTGTTCCGGGCAGCGTGCTCGTGGACGGTGTGCCCCGCCCCGCCGCTTCACCGGCTACCGGGGTGACCCTGGGCAGTATTGCTCCCGGGGCTTCCGTCACCGTGTCCTTCAGCGTTACGGTTACAGCGCTGCCGCCGTCCGGGGTACTGAACAATCAGTCCTCGGCCAGCTTCACCTCCGGCGCTCTGTCCAGTGCAGCCTTCTCTAATATTGTGACCACGCCGGTATTCCAGCCGATTATCGCTGCAGCGAAGAGCGCAAGCTCTCAAAATGCAACGGTAGGCGACACTTATTATATATACCGTGAATGTAAGCAATTCAGGGAACTATGCCGCCTCGGCCACACTGACCGACACCATTCCGGCAGGTACAACACTGGTTCCGAACAGTGTGCTAATTAA
- a CDS encoding DUF11 domain-containing protein, whose translation MNVSNSGNYAASATLTDTIPAGTTLVPNSVLINGFPSPGSDPATGIALGSVAAGAALTVVFSVVITTLPASQQLSNQAIIAFNYTLPDGRVFNQSASSNINLIPVSSPDVLVAKSTTVIDAVPGDTVPYSIAVTNNGIAPINNVVLSDPIPAGSSFVAGSVVVDGTPLPGGNPANGISLGTIAPGATVLVTFNILVNTLPNPAALSIWPPSASPPAHSREPLIPIRWLLRYTSRLSAS comes from the coding sequence GTGAATGTAAGCAATTCAGGGAACTATGCCGCCTCGGCCACACTGACCGACACCATTCCGGCAGGTACAACACTGGTTCCGAACAGTGTGCTAATTAACGGATTCCCTTCGCCGGGCTCCGATCCTGCTACCGGAATCGCACTGGGCAGTGTTGCCGCGGGTGCAGCTCTGACCGTAGTGTTCTCGGTAGTGATCACTACGCTGCCGGCCAGCCAGCAGCTTAGCAATCAGGCCATCATCGCCTTCAATTATACGCTGCCTGACGGACGCGTCTTCAACCAGTCGGCCAGCTCGAACATCAATCTGATTCCGGTATCGTCGCCGGATGTCCTGGTTGCCAAGAGCACTACTGTCATTGATGCAGTTCCGGGGGATACGGTTCCGTACAGCATTGCAGTCACCAATAACGGCATTGCTCCGATTAATAATGTTGTGCTGAGTGATCCGATTCCGGCCGGTTCATCCTTTGTAGCCGGCAGCGTGGTCGTGGACGGCACTCCGCTGCCAGGGGGAAATCCTGCGAACGGGATCTCGCTGGGCACCATCGCTCCGGGAGCAACCGTGCTGGTCACCTTCAACATCCTGGTCAATACGCTGCCTAATCCGGCCGCGCTGAGCATCTGGCCTCCGTCAGCTTCACCTCCGGCGCATTCTCGGGAGCCTCTTATTCCAATACGCTGGTTACTCCGGTATACCAGCCGATTATCGGCATCCTGA